One part of the bacterium genome encodes these proteins:
- the kdsB gene encoding 3-deoxy-manno-octulosonate cytidylyltransferase, which yields MSDRCKVVGVIPARYGSTRLPGKILAPIAGKPMIQWVYEHAKESKLLQDLFVAADDQRIIACVEGFGGKAVITGQHHQSGTDRIAEAVGKLQADIVVNIQGDQPMLDPRMIDEAVQPMLDHAEIRMATLMTPIQPEDYHDPSVVKVVVDEKGYALYFSRSLIPYPRKTENLRVFEHVGLYVYRKDFLLMISQLPQGYLEKIELLEQLRVLEKGYKIYVTETHCASASGVSVDTAEDLAKVERLIMTQ from the coding sequence ATGAGTGATCGTTGTAAAGTGGTCGGAGTCATACCCGCCCGGTATGGGTCCACCCGGCTGCCCGGCAAGATATTGGCGCCGATCGCCGGCAAGCCGATGATTCAATGGGTGTATGAGCATGCCAAGGAATCGAAACTGCTGCAGGACCTGTTTGTCGCAGCCGATGATCAGCGCATTATCGCCTGTGTGGAGGGCTTTGGCGGCAAGGCGGTGATAACCGGTCAACATCATCAATCAGGGACGGATCGCATCGCCGAAGCGGTTGGCAAACTGCAGGCGGATATTGTCGTCAATATTCAGGGCGATCAGCCCATGCTGGATCCCCGCATGATCGACGAAGCGGTGCAGCCTATGCTCGATCATGCGGAAATCCGCATGGCCACTCTGATGACTCCAATCCAGCCGGAGGACTATCACGATCCCAGCGTGGTCAAAGTGGTGGTGGATGAGAAAGGTTATGCGCTCTATTTTTCCCGTTCGTTGATCCCGTATCCGCGCAAGACCGAGAACCTGCGGGTTTTTGAGCATGTGGGACTGTATGTCTATCGCAAGGATTTTCTGCTGATGATCTCGCAGCTGCCGCAGGGGTATCTGGAAAAGATAGAGCTGTTGGAGCAATTGCGGGTGTTGGAGAAAGGCTACAAGATTTATGTGACGGAAACCCATTGTGCCTCCGCCTCAGGCGTGAGCGTGGATACAGCGGAGGATCTTGCCAAGGTTGAAAGATTAATAATGACTCAATGA
- a CDS encoding cytoplasmic protein, with protein MKKTWYAMIVLLFLAMPQEGWAKKIRVLYVGDAGVMLGPNVIASPFYYEQKGYSVQIWCQPVLDALNAEPDMTVEHMANWDALAKFPETPEAIAARCDVVVLSDCEQEVLVLYPWERFMDSPMGPNRLESIREFVRNGGGLIMIGGWESFTGRRGVGNWRDTPVEEALPVECLDVNDDRREAPQGVHIQTLVSDHPVIAGLDWESCPAFTGYNRILAKPGAIVLAKVKEYDDPFIVVQHFGKGRSMAFASDISPHWGAGFQRWKNYGKSFVQAIRWLGGSEQNEGKRDE; from the coding sequence ATGAAAAAAACATGGTATGCGATGATCGTGCTCCTCTTTTTGGCGATGCCGCAAGAGGGATGGGCGAAAAAAATTCGTGTGCTGTATGTCGGCGATGCCGGGGTTATGCTGGGGCCTAATGTCATCGCTTCGCCGTTTTATTATGAACAAAAAGGTTATAGCGTCCAGATCTGGTGCCAGCCGGTGCTCGACGCACTCAATGCCGAGCCGGATATGACAGTGGAGCATATGGCGAATTGGGACGCGCTGGCCAAGTTCCCGGAGACGCCGGAGGCCATTGCCGCCCGCTGTGATGTGGTGGTTCTCTCCGATTGCGAGCAGGAGGTTTTAGTGCTTTATCCATGGGAGCGCTTCATGGACTCGCCGATGGGGCCGAACCGTCTGGAATCCATCCGCGAGTTCGTTCGCAACGGCGGCGGTTTGATCATGATCGGCGGATGGGAGTCCTTTACCGGCCGCAGAGGCGTGGGCAATTGGCGGGATACGCCGGTTGAAGAGGCTCTGCCGGTAGAATGTCTGGACGTCAATGACGATCGCCGCGAGGCTCCCCAAGGGGTGCACATTCAGACGCTGGTGTCGGATCATCCGGTGATCGCCGGCCTGGATTGGGAGAGCTGTCCGGCATTCACCGGTTATAACCGAATTCTGGCCAAACCCGGAGCGATCGTGCTGGCCAAGGTGAAGGAATATGACGATCCCTTTATCGTCGTGCAGCACTTCGGCAAAGGCCGGAGCATGGCCTTCGCTTCAGATATCTCCCCGCATTGGGGAGCCGGCTTTCAACGCTGGAAAAACTATGGCAAATCGTTTGTCCAGGCCATCCGCTGGCTTGGCGGTTCTGAACAAAATGAAGGAAAAAGAGATGAGTGA